A window from Chitinophagales bacterium encodes these proteins:
- a CDS encoding tail fiber domain-containing protein, whose amino-acid sequence MKRNLLTLLITIGTVFLLNAQNVGIGNPTPVEKLDVSGNIQTSGSISNASSMSISYPEGAYLYDGNSGHNKYIVIWLPNDASIRSMMNIEAKFYRYSTNYAANLIFSGYTYPPTPSWSNTAFTSTGNVDINRADFIVDNSGRFGIVLSNNGSTIYLRYSHIVIENVDIGYGSTHYDKLKTGWEIEFTATYPAYQSQTTHESELRVAGGLRVSDLGAGVVKSDANGNITSGSINWGNISNPPGDRWVGPDNTTGDIGRTGDVGIGLTSPSSKLHIDNGSIRLPASGYEGSGQIQSTGTVRFANVGAAQAVYAKQISLSSSWNDNDTYTQSNGVYSSGNIRAGGTTLALFANTSSGNVGIGTASINSKLHINTEGSATYPASHLFFSIDNASGTGTYSMGIDPNDDDKFKIGNSWNPTSGTYMTLTSTGDLGIATTDPTAKLEVNGHTKLKTLSQGYGSDERFYPNVVSDAQNTTVSGAWIVHTPIPRNSNRMFTIRVHGYGYGNGDVIDFTVSGYAYSGSNGNIDGGSGSVRNIELSDQGSDSWDKHIGIDANGNVAVAFGNTGSSAYYYRLSVDAWITRSSADYSTGWSIDRSTTTNFGWKDIHGPLTANWKRTIYINSSENVGIGGAPNNSYKVMVHGKLRTDGINETSDARLKKNVKSIEHALEKVMALRGVNYEWNAEQYPTKQFSEGVELGVIAQEVEQIVPELVDTDTEGFKSVQYSHLVPLLIEAIKEQQKIIEQQSNDMCLRDQKIENLTTKLDELEDLKTQVSELRGIIEMSAKNK is encoded by the coding sequence ATGAAAAGAAATTTACTTACTTTATTGATTACCATAGGAACTGTTTTTTTGTTGAATGCCCAAAATGTAGGCATAGGCAATCCCACACCCGTTGAAAAACTGGATGTTTCCGGAAATATTCAAACTTCTGGTAGTATTTCTAATGCCAGCAGTATGAGTATTTCCTATCCGGAAGGTGCTTACCTTTATGATGGAAATAGCGGCCATAATAAATATATTGTTATATGGCTTCCCAATGATGCATCCATCCGATCGATGATGAATATAGAAGCAAAATTTTACAGGTACTCTACCAATTACGCAGCGAATTTAATTTTTAGCGGCTATACATACCCTCCAACCCCAAGCTGGAGTAATACAGCTTTTACTTCTACAGGAAATGTTGACATCAACAGGGCAGATTTTATAGTAGATAACTCCGGTCGTTTTGGTATTGTATTGTCCAATAACGGCTCCACAATTTACTTAAGGTATTCACATATTGTGATTGAAAATGTTGACATTGGTTATGGCTCAACACATTACGACAAACTAAAAACGGGCTGGGAAATTGAGTTTACCGCTACCTACCCTGCATATCAAAGCCAGACTACACATGAAAGTGAGCTTCGAGTTGCTGGTGGCCTCAGAGTTAGCGATCTTGGGGCGGGTGTGGTAAAATCCGATGCCAATGGGAATATTACTTCAGGAAGTATCAACTGGGGCAATATATCAAACCCTCCTGGTGATCGTTGGGTTGGCCCTGATAATACGACAGGGGATATTGGCAGAACCGGAGATGTTGGAATCGGACTGACTTCCCCTTCCAGTAAATTGCATATTGATAATGGCAGTATTCGGCTGCCGGCTTCAGGCTATGAAGGATCAGGACAAATACAATCCACAGGGACAGTAAGATTTGCGAATGTAGGCGCTGCACAAGCAGTTTATGCAAAGCAAATTTCATTGTCAAGCTCATGGAATGATAACGATACATATACACAGTCAAATGGTGTTTATTCCAGTGGAAATATACGGGCAGGAGGAACCACCCTTGCTCTTTTTGCCAATACATCTTCAGGTAATGTAGGCATTGGTACTGCCAGCATAAATTCCAAACTGCATATAAATACTGAGGGCTCTGCCACTTATCCGGCATCGCATTTATTCTTTAGTATTGATAATGCCAGCGGCACCGGAACATACAGCATGGGGATAGACCCAAATGATGATGATAAATTTAAAATTGGAAATTCCTGGAATCCCACTTCGGGAACCTATATGACACTAACCAGTACCGGTGATTTAGGTATTGCCACTACTGATCCGACTGCTAAGCTCGAAGTAAATGGGCATACTAAGCTCAAAACCCTTAGCCAGGGCTATGGCTCTGACGAAAGATTTTACCCGAATGTGGTATCAGATGCACAGAATACTACAGTAAGCGGTGCATGGATAGTGCATACACCTATTCCAAGAAACTCCAACAGAATGTTTACTATAAGAGTGCACGGTTATGGATATGGCAATGGAGATGTAATTGATTTTACTGTTTCTGGTTATGCATACAGTGGAAGTAATGGAAATATTGATGGAGGCTCAGGTTCAGTAAGAAATATAGAGTTGAGTGATCAGGGCAGTGATAGCTGGGACAAACACATAGGAATAGATGCCAATGGCAATGTTGCTGTTGCTTTTGGAAATACAGGCAGCAGCGCATATTATTATCGCTTGTCGGTAGATGCCTGGATCACACGATCATCAGCAGATTATTCTACAGGCTGGAGCATTGACAGAAGCACTACAACAAATTTTGGCTGGAAAGACATCCACGGACCACTCACGGCAAACTGGAAACGTACCATTTATATCAATTCAAGCGAAAATGTGGGGATTGGAGGTGCACCCAATAACAGTTACAAAGTGATGGTGCATGGAAAACTCCGTACTGATGGTATAAACGAAACATCAGATGCGCGACTCAAAAAGAATGTGAAAAGCATAGAACATGCGCTGGAGAAGGTAATGGCATTGAGAGGCGTAAACTATGAATGGAATGCTGAGCAATATCCCACTAAACAGTTTTCTGAAGGTGTTGAGCTGGGGGTTATCGCCCAGGAAGTAGAACAAATTGTACCGGAACTGGTCGATACCGATACAGAGGGTTTTAAGTCTGTGCAATATTCACACCTGGTACCGCTCTTGATAGAGGCTATTAAAGAGCAACAGAAAATCATAGAACAGCAGTCAAATGATATGTGCCTCAGGGATCAAAAGATTGAAAACCTTACAACAAAGCTTGATGAATTGGAAGATTTGAAAACACAAGTTTCGGAATTAAGAGGAATAATTGAGATGTCGGCAAAAAATAAGTAA
- a CDS encoding tail fiber domain-containing protein, with translation MKQLILLLITLIFSIQLPAQNVGIGESLPNTKLEIKGDSGNDLFNVKDQTNDSKLYILNNGNVGIGTTAPSQKLEVTGGNFPSVLFSNNASGRDLYIGGGSQANLSTTEATVGVTNGNLHIDSETSSKIYFQHYANTDAIFNVNGGNVGIGTASPGFKLDVSGTARFTGQVIVPTTPTANAHAASKEYVDNQVGAVTETDPTWSGAANTTASVTRTGNISVGDLTVTGDDVNSNTNLRLNAGNGYVDFRPSHTEHGLIIREYDGSGTSWGGIRVVDSDRMELRMDGGSYGGSLVIKDNNNVGIGTTSPSEKLDVSGNIKASGEVYWGNNQTRTQTRNDAGAMGSGVRSGFYETSSPANFPAGASSWWHLLDIRHNNVTNNYGMQIAGSFFDQNLWYRKTDNSATTSWSRVMSSNDINGTTNYVSKFTGTNSLGNSQIYDNGSGVGIGTTSIPSDVVLEVDGAIGVSRMGIGGTYNSSEVQGIWSIAPNYKISTADNDFGTQYGIAYAHTNAGTTTNKKPIAGWGHQIMLTSNGTRNIAMSMTNGNAYFAGNIGIGTTSPSDKLDVHGDIGLYGKLAFRGNDTWLRLNQDGNFSSGVYTPGNLRADGGMYIQNTSPTIYFTDTDNPAYMIHVNSDRMYVLHGSNGSTSWNGNRPLTIYQGNKVGINNSTPSYELHVSGRIKSNGINETSDIRFKKEINTLEKSLEKIEQLRGVSYYWRQDEFPNEKFNDGLDLGLIAQEVEEVIPQVVHTDNEGYKSVQYSHIVPVLVEAIKEQQKIIMDQKALICEHSDKIESQAGDIEYLKVKLSEMDVLKAELEYLKEHMIHTAKK, from the coding sequence ATGAAACAACTTATACTCCTCCTGATTACTTTAATATTTTCAATTCAACTCCCAGCCCAAAATGTAGGCATAGGTGAATCTTTACCGAATACCAAGCTGGAAATCAAAGGAGATTCTGGCAATGATTTGTTCAATGTCAAGGATCAAACCAATGATTCAAAACTCTACATTTTAAATAACGGCAATGTAGGAATTGGTACAACGGCTCCCAGTCAAAAACTTGAGGTTACAGGTGGTAATTTCCCTTCTGTTTTATTTAGCAATAACGCAAGTGGAAGGGATTTGTATATTGGAGGTGGATCTCAGGCCAATTTATCTACTACAGAAGCTACAGTTGGAGTAACCAATGGTAATCTGCATATCGACTCAGAGACCTCAAGTAAGATTTACTTTCAGCATTATGCTAACACGGATGCCATTTTTAATGTCAATGGAGGAAATGTAGGTATAGGAACAGCAAGTCCAGGTTTTAAATTAGACGTATCAGGAACCGCTCGTTTTACAGGGCAAGTAATTGTTCCTACAACTCCAACAGCAAATGCTCACGCAGCCTCTAAAGAATATGTTGACAATCAAGTAGGTGCTGTTACAGAGACAGATCCTACTTGGAGTGGTGCTGCCAATACAACAGCATCAGTAACTAGAACAGGCAATATATCTGTTGGTGATCTAACAGTTACTGGAGATGATGTAAATTCCAATACTAACTTAAGACTCAATGCGGGAAATGGTTATGTTGACTTTCGTCCAAGTCATACAGAGCATGGCCTTATCATTCGAGAATATGATGGTTCAGGTACGTCTTGGGGAGGTATTCGTGTTGTTGATTCTGATCGAATGGAACTCAGAATGGATGGAGGTTCTTACGGAGGAAGTTTGGTTATAAAAGACAATAACAATGTTGGCATAGGGACAACCAGTCCATCTGAAAAATTAGATGTTTCCGGAAATATTAAAGCTTCAGGTGAAGTTTATTGGGGAAATAATCAAACAAGAACACAAACCAGAAATGATGCAGGTGCTATGGGATCTGGAGTTAGAAGTGGTTTTTACGAAACCAGTTCTCCAGCGAACTTCCCTGCTGGAGCAAGCAGTTGGTGGCATTTATTGGATATAAGACATAACAATGTCACAAATAATTATGGGATGCAAATTGCAGGTAGTTTCTTCGATCAAAACTTGTGGTATAGAAAAACAGATAACAGTGCAACTACTTCTTGGTCAAGAGTTATGTCAAGTAACGATATTAATGGGACCACTAATTATGTAAGTAAGTTTACAGGAACCAATAGTCTTGGTAATTCACAGATTTATGACAATGGTTCTGGCGTTGGTATTGGTACAACAAGCATCCCTTCTGACGTGGTTTTAGAAGTAGACGGTGCTATTGGTGTTTCACGAATGGGTATTGGAGGTACTTATAACTCTTCGGAGGTACAAGGAATATGGAGCATTGCGCCAAACTATAAGATATCTACAGCTGATAATGATTTTGGTACCCAATACGGTATAGCATATGCACATACCAATGCAGGTACAACTACTAATAAAAAACCTATAGCTGGCTGGGGACATCAAATTATGTTGACCAGTAATGGTACAAGAAATATTGCAATGAGCATGACTAATGGGAATGCGTATTTTGCTGGAAATATTGGAATTGGTACAACAAGCCCTAGTGATAAATTAGATGTTCATGGAGATATTGGTTTGTATGGTAAGTTAGCTTTTAGAGGAAATGACACTTGGTTAAGATTGAATCAAGATGGTAATTTCTCAAGTGGGGTTTATACTCCCGGTAATTTAAGAGCAGATGGCGGTATGTATATACAAAATACGTCTCCAACTATTTACTTTACGGATACAGATAATCCTGCTTATATGATTCATGTTAATAGTGACAGAATGTATGTACTTCACGGATCTAATGGTAGTACTAGCTGGAATGGAAATAGACCATTAACTATTTATCAAGGAAATAAAGTTGGTATAAACAATTCTACGCCAAGTTATGAATTGCATGTTTCAGGTAGAATCAAGTCGAATGGCATCAATGAAACTTCAGATATAAGATTCAAGAAAGAAATCAATACATTAGAAAAGAGCCTTGAAAAAATTGAGCAGTTAAGAGGGGTTTCTTATTATTGGAGACAGGATGAATTTCCTAATGAGAAGTTCAACGATGGCTTAGACCTTGGTTTGATTGCGCAAGAAGTAGAAGAAGTAATACCTCAAGTAGTCCATACAGACAACGAAGGATACAAATCCGTTCAGTACAGCCACATTGTTCCTGTACTTGTTGAAGCAATAAAAGAGCAACAGAAAATAATAATGGATCAAAAGGCTTTAATTTGTGAACACAGTGATAAAATTGAGTCACAGGCTGGTGATATAGAATATTTAAAAGTTAAATTATCAGAGATGGATGTATTGAAAGCAGAGCTTGAATATTTAAAAGAGCACATGATTCATACGGCAAAAAAATAA
- a CDS encoding VWA domain-containing protein, protein MRLQFFILEQITNMRLFPVVLLILITALNIFAKKNDIELLPAVYDFGKVYNWENPPAVFKIINHSSEKLQFLPTFPTQNFQVKLPQTSIAPGKSAKIEVYYYTSELGSFSEKISIYSGSSEKAIELKIKGEIVSMSASAHTACPTINKDKPQAQDFYQEVLVINAKTREPIENAEIKWFYNNRAAHKSTTDKSGKVVEQIVLGNYSLLASREGFEPNTANGLISRNSGIVTIPLKPIEEATFARNDLDNKQYENQAAEEGIYYPKTQHTVQREKTIEPTRTNLEESKTSQINPRQDKGARQNQVSEENTTYNSPVKTRADYSGIGTEEVELEFYNNDRAEKNNSDTGQDYLERIEALKEAEREEEQAWESPFDYSENEIERSNQQDTTLSKTESASELAETAPLEFYNRERPPTDPEKDMGYAAYQAYLEEVHQLEEKQNAGYEKPDFFSEETEAAPSQRAKTEQPLEKAAAEADLIEDQKTPLDPNVYAANNILFLIDVSTSMKGAERIDLLKMAMNNLVEVLREFDFLTVMTYSSETDILLEHGKVEDKEALKNQINSLEASGWTFGLKGLNHAFEIVNDHFISSGNNQIIISTDGKFNNPTFTERDLYSLVRSNRGDTKISVLGFGDDQDALKTMQRLARVGNGNFLHITNKREAGDILVEEIKTQSQKQ, encoded by the coding sequence ATGCGGTTGCAGTTTTTTATCTTAGAGCAAATTACCAATATGCGCTTATTTCCGGTTGTATTACTGATTTTGATAACTGCACTCAATATTTTCGCTAAGAAGAATGACATTGAGTTGCTTCCCGCTGTATATGATTTTGGGAAAGTCTATAATTGGGAAAATCCGCCAGCAGTATTTAAGATCATCAATCACAGCAGTGAAAAACTGCAGTTTTTGCCTACTTTTCCCACCCAAAATTTCCAGGTGAAATTGCCACAAACTTCCATTGCCCCTGGAAAAAGTGCTAAAATTGAAGTCTATTACTATACCTCTGAACTGGGCAGTTTTAGTGAAAAGATCAGTATTTATAGCGGCAGCAGCGAAAAAGCTATTGAATTAAAGATCAAAGGGGAAATCGTTTCTATGTCGGCATCAGCTCATACAGCTTGTCCTACAATTAACAAAGACAAACCTCAGGCCCAGGATTTTTATCAGGAAGTTTTAGTAATAAATGCAAAAACACGTGAACCTATTGAAAATGCTGAGATAAAATGGTTTTACAACAATCGCGCAGCCCACAAAAGTACCACAGACAAATCGGGTAAGGTTGTGGAGCAAATTGTGCTCGGAAATTACAGCTTGTTGGCAAGCAGGGAAGGTTTTGAGCCCAATACGGCCAATGGTTTGATCAGCAGGAACAGCGGTATCGTTACTATTCCGCTAAAGCCAATAGAAGAAGCTACATTCGCCAGAAATGATTTGGATAATAAGCAATATGAAAATCAAGCTGCTGAAGAAGGAATCTATTACCCTAAAACTCAACATACAGTACAGCGTGAAAAAACCATAGAGCCTACAAGGACAAATTTAGAAGAAAGTAAAACTTCTCAAATTAATCCAAGACAGGATAAAGGGGCTAGACAAAATCAAGTTTCTGAAGAAAACACAACATATAATTCGCCAGTAAAGACGCGAGCTGATTATTCCGGAATTGGAACAGAAGAGGTTGAACTGGAGTTTTATAATAATGACAGGGCTGAAAAAAATAACTCAGATACAGGTCAGGATTATCTTGAGCGAATAGAAGCCCTGAAAGAAGCTGAACGCGAAGAAGAACAAGCCTGGGAAAGTCCTTTTGATTATTCAGAAAATGAAATAGAAAGAAGCAATCAGCAGGACACAACACTTTCAAAAACGGAATCGGCAAGTGAATTGGCTGAAACTGCTCCATTGGAATTCTACAACAGGGAGCGACCACCAACAGACCCCGAGAAAGACATGGGCTATGCAGCATACCAAGCTTACCTGGAAGAAGTGCACCAATTGGAAGAAAAGCAAAATGCAGGATATGAGAAGCCCGATTTTTTCTCTGAAGAAACTGAGGCAGCTCCAAGTCAGCGTGCGAAAACAGAACAGCCTCTTGAAAAAGCAGCAGCTGAAGCAGATTTAATCGAAGACCAAAAAACTCCCTTAGACCCCAATGTTTATGCTGCAAATAATATTTTGTTTTTGATAGATGTATCTACCTCAATGAAAGGAGCAGAACGCATTGATCTTTTGAAAATGGCCATGAATAATTTGGTAGAGGTGTTGCGCGAATTTGATTTTCTTACAGTAATGACTTATTCCAGTGAAACCGATATTTTACTTGAACACGGAAAAGTAGAGGACAAGGAAGCATTAAAAAACCAGATCAATAGCCTTGAAGCTTCCGGTTGGACATTTGGTTTAAAGGGGCTGAATCACGCTTTTGAAATTGTCAACGATCATTTTATAAGTTCGGGCAACAACCAGATCATTATTTCCACTGATGGTAAATTCAACAACCCGACTTTTACTGAAAGGGATTTGTACAGTCTTGTGCGCAGTAACAGAGGGGACACTAAAATTTCTGTTTTAGGTTTTGGCGATGATCAGGATGCGCTAAAAACAATGCAGCGACTGGCAAGAGTGGGCAATGGTAACTTTCTTCATATCACCAATAAGCGTGAAGCGGGAGATATACTTGTGGAAGAAATTAAAACGCAGTCTCAAAAACAGTAA
- a CDS encoding SLC13 family permease has product MGIDAIIVLVIIVIALALFVSELLTIDLVALLIMVALVITGVLNVEEAVSGFSNPATVTVAAMFAISAAMLKTGLVSTIGPRLAKLIKKNFFLGSLVLMVSVGIFSAFINNTPVVAVFIPIIIKAAISSGYNPTKLLIPLSFASIFGGTCTLIGTSTNLLVSGIAVQHGLEPFSMFQVAPFGIVIFTVGILFMLFIGQRLLPDRIQESDLEKKFNMRDYLIELTILEDAPFVGQRIMDVEFIKDLDMDVIQIRRAGEKFLLPPQDMVLQENDKLKVRCNYEKIKQLKNQLKIFIGPAVYFSESDLTEDDTTLVELIIPPNSFLEGETLGNVEFKRRFRAVPLAIRHRAEIQHEKLNNTRISAGDIILAEIKTHRLELFKNQEAKQESPFIILSEESRISFDKKRFGIVLSVALIVVLLATFNILPILAAALIGVATLVLIRQINMKDVYEAIDWKVITLLAGALSLGTAMQKSGLALYTAENILLHLGEYGPVAIISGLYLITIILTEMISNNATAALLAPVAIITAEKLGLNPMPFLMAITFAASASFITPIGYQTNTMVYSAGQYQFKDFFKVGIGLSLILWLLATLLIPMIYEF; this is encoded by the coding sequence ATGGGAATAGATGCTATTATTGTCTTGGTTATTATAGTTATTGCGCTGGCACTTTTTGTTTCAGAGCTACTCACTATAGACCTAGTAGCATTATTAATAATGGTAGCCCTTGTAATAACAGGTGTTCTGAATGTTGAAGAAGCTGTTTCAGGATTCAGCAACCCAGCCACGGTTACGGTAGCTGCAATGTTTGCCATAAGTGCTGCAATGTTAAAAACCGGTTTGGTATCCACTATAGGTCCGCGCCTGGCAAAATTGATCAAAAAGAATTTTTTTCTGGGCTCTTTGGTATTGATGGTTTCGGTGGGTATATTTTCAGCATTTATCAACAACACACCCGTAGTAGCTGTTTTTATCCCTATAATTATAAAAGCAGCAATATCCTCAGGATACAATCCCACTAAACTACTTATACCGCTGTCTTTTGCCTCCATTTTTGGTGGAACCTGCACATTGATCGGCACATCTACCAACCTGCTTGTAAGTGGAATAGCTGTACAACATGGCTTGGAGCCTTTCTCTATGTTCCAGGTAGCTCCTTTTGGAATCGTGATTTTCACGGTAGGCATTCTGTTCATGCTTTTTATTGGCCAGAGACTATTGCCTGACCGCATCCAGGAAAGTGACCTGGAAAAGAAGTTCAATATGCGGGATTACCTTATTGAACTCACCATTTTAGAGGATGCCCCATTCGTTGGTCAAAGAATAATGGATGTAGAATTCATTAAAGACCTTGATATGGACGTGATCCAGATCAGAAGAGCTGGTGAAAAATTTCTGCTTCCACCGCAGGATATGGTTTTGCAGGAAAATGACAAGCTGAAAGTGCGCTGCAATTATGAAAAAATCAAGCAGCTCAAAAACCAATTAAAAATTTTCATTGGCCCGGCAGTATATTTCAGCGAATCGGACTTAACAGAAGATGATACTACACTTGTAGAACTGATTATTCCTCCAAATTCCTTTCTGGAAGGAGAAACACTGGGAAATGTAGAATTTAAAAGAAGGTTCAGGGCAGTTCCTTTGGCCATAAGGCACAGGGCAGAAATACAACACGAAAAATTAAATAATACGCGTATTTCTGCAGGAGATATTATCCTGGCAGAAATCAAAACACACCGGCTCGAACTTTTTAAAAACCAGGAAGCTAAACAGGAAAGTCCTTTTATTATTCTTTCTGAAGAAAGTCGAATTTCCTTTGATAAAAAACGCTTTGGCATTGTGCTGAGTGTAGCATTAATTGTTGTATTGCTTGCGACTTTTAATATTTTGCCAATTTTAGCTGCGGCACTAATAGGGGTTGCTACACTGGTACTCATACGTCAGATAAACATGAAAGATGTTTATGAAGCTATTGATTGGAAGGTAATTACCTTGCTTGCCGGAGCACTGAGTCTGGGGACTGCCATGCAAAAAAGCGGACTGGCATTGTATACTGCTGAAAATATTTTATTACATCTCGGAGAATATGGCCCTGTAGCAATTATATCGGGCCTGTACCTGATCACTATTATTCTTACTGAAATGATTTCAAACAATGCTACAGCGGCACTCCTTGCTCCTGTAGCTATTATCACTGCCGAAAAGTTGGGGCTCAATCCTATGCCCTTTTTGATGGCCATTACCTTTGCAGCATCTGCCAGTTTTATAACACCTATTGGCTACCAAACCAACACGATGGTTTACAGTGCCGGGCAATATCAGTTCAAGGATTTCTTTAAAGTGGGAATTGGTCTAAGCTTGATCTTGTGGCTGTTGGCTACCCTGCTTATACCAATGATTTATGAGTTTTGA
- a CDS encoding tail fiber domain-containing protein, whose product MQQIYLFTLSFIVMLSSALSAQNVGIGTANPSQKLDVQGGLVVDNLNDGGTSALWVTRHGAESGLKDFQKLENALEKVLQINGMYYNWKADEYPEMQLSDKKQLGLIAQEIQKVLPEIVDEDEDGYLSVEYGHLTPLLIEAVKELSDELSESRKEQLTMAENNKCEIEKLKDELSLLRSQTKRMDNLEKEISYIREQISMSADVK is encoded by the coding sequence ATGCAGCAAATTTACCTATTCACCCTTTCATTTATTGTAATGCTTTCCTCTGCACTCAGTGCCCAGAATGTGGGTATTGGCACAGCAAACCCTTCCCAAAAGCTCGATGTGCAGGGCGGCCTGGTAGTTGACAACCTAAATGATGGCGGAACAAGTGCCCTTTGGGTAACACGTCATGGAGCAGAGTCAGGCCTGAAAGATTTTCAAAAGCTGGAAAATGCTTTGGAAAAAGTTCTGCAGATCAATGGTATGTATTACAATTGGAAAGCCGATGAATATCCTGAAATGCAATTGTCAGATAAAAAGCAACTGGGATTAATAGCCCAGGAAATTCAAAAAGTATTGCCTGAAATTGTGGATGAAGATGAGGATGGATACCTCTCGGTTGAATATGGCCACCTCACTCCCTTGTTGATTGAAGCTGTGAAGGAATTGTCAGATGAACTGTCTGAATCGAGAAAGGAGCAATTGACTATGGCCGAAAACAACAAATGTGAAATTGAAAAATTGAAAGATGAGTTATCTCTACTCCGCTCACAAACAAAGCGGATGGATAATTTAGAAAAGGAAATTTCATATATTAGAGAGCAGATTTCTATGAGTGCTGATGTAAAATAG